One segment of Thermovenabulum gondwanense DNA contains the following:
- a CDS encoding DEAD/DEAH box helicase, producing the protein MKEKKEVKGFNEFNLSKEVLKAIEEMGFEEPTPIQYKTIPEILENKDVIGQAQTGTGKTAAFGIPIIERVDSSKKNAQALVLCPTRELAVQVSEELKHLSKYKKGINIVPIYGGQAIERQIQLLKMGVQIVIGTPGRIIDHLKRKTLKVDNIKYFVLDEADEMLNMGFIEDVEWILDKTPKEKQIVLFSATMPQEILMLAKKYQKNPVFIKVVHDELTVPSVEQKYIEVKEEDKIEVLSRLVDLYTIKKAMVFCNTKRKVDEVADLLQARGYLAEGLHGDMRQSQRNKVIEKFRKGHLEILVATDVAARGLDIENVEVVFNFDVPQDVEYYVHRIGRTARAGKEGKAYSFVTKKDFYRLKDIQKYIGKKIKLEKIPTLLEIGEKRLEEYLRYIRAEIEKGANQKLYDIIERLAGTEYTTLDIAANLLKLLLVEKDIIVKE; encoded by the coding sequence ATGAAAGAAAAAAAAGAAGTAAAAGGTTTTAATGAGTTTAATTTGTCAAAAGAGGTTTTAAAAGCTATTGAAGAAATGGGATTTGAAGAGCCAACTCCTATTCAGTACAAAACAATTCCAGAAATTCTGGAAAATAAGGATGTAATAGGGCAGGCTCAAACTGGTACGGGTAAGACCGCAGCTTTTGGAATCCCAATTATTGAAAGGGTGGATTCTTCAAAAAAAAACGCACAGGCACTAGTGCTCTGCCCCACTCGGGAATTGGCGGTTCAGGTTTCGGAAGAATTGAAACACCTTTCTAAGTATAAAAAAGGTATAAATATAGTCCCAATTTACGGGGGTCAAGCAATAGAACGGCAGATACAGCTTCTAAAAATGGGGGTTCAAATAGTAATTGGTACACCGGGCAGAATAATAGACCATTTAAAGAGAAAAACGTTAAAAGTCGATAATATTAAATACTTTGTTCTGGATGAGGCGGATGAAATGCTCAATATGGGTTTTATAGAAGATGTGGAATGGATACTGGATAAAACTCCGAAGGAAAAGCAAATTGTATTATTTTCTGCAACAATGCCTCAAGAAATTTTGATGCTCGCAAAGAAGTATCAAAAAAACCCGGTGTTTATTAAGGTGGTTCATGATGAATTAACGGTTCCGAGTGTAGAGCAAAAATATATCGAAGTCAAAGAGGAAGATAAAATAGAAGTGCTCTCAAGATTAGTAGATTTATACACTATAAAAAAAGCAATGGTATTTTGCAATACAAAGAGGAAGGTAGATGAGGTCGCTGATTTGTTGCAGGCAAGAGGCTATTTAGCTGAAGGGCTTCACGGCGATATGAGGCAATCCCAGAGGAATAAAGTTATAGAAAAGTTTAGAAAAGGGCATTTAGAAATCCTGGTAGCTACTGATGTAGCAGCGAGAGGTCTGGATATAGAAAATGTGGAAGTGGTATTTAATTTCGACGTACCCCAGGATGTGGAGTACTATGTGCATAGAATTGGGAGGACCGCAAGAGCAGGAAAAGAAGGTAAGGCTTATTCTTTTGTTACGAAAAAGGATTTTTATAGATTAAAGGATATACAAAAATATATTGGAAAGAAAATAAAATTAGAAAAAATACCTACTTTACTTGAAATAGGAGAAAAAAGGCTGGAAGAATATTTGCGATATATTCGAGCGGAAATAGAAAAAGGCGCAAATCAAAAATTGTACGATATTATTGAAAGGTTGGCTGGAACGGAATATACCACATTAGATATAGCAGCAAATTTATTAAAACTTCTTTTGGTGGAAAAAGATATTATTGTTAAAGAATAA
- a CDS encoding bacteriohemerythrin, whose amino-acid sequence MIKWKDDYKVGIYEIDNQHRRLFEIAEDTYNLLKNEFILDKYDKIIELISELKDYAKYHFKSEEEYMEKIGYKRLLSHKVEHKDFIEKIDSIDIFKIDQNQEAYVTELLDFIVNWISNHILEKDKKIISE is encoded by the coding sequence TTGATTAAATGGAAGGATGATTATAAGGTAGGTATTTACGAAATAGATAATCAGCACAGGAGGCTTTTTGAAATTGCCGAAGATACTTATAACCTTTTAAAGAATGAATTTATCCTCGATAAATACGATAAGATTATAGAATTAATTTCCGAATTAAAAGACTACGCAAAATACCACTTTAAGTCGGAAGAAGAATACATGGAAAAGATTGGCTACAAGAGGCTCCTTTCCCATAAGGTTGAACACAAAGATTTCATTGAAAAAATTGACAGTATTGATATATTCAAAATCGACCAGAACCAGGAAGCTTATGTTACGGAACTTCTCGACTTTATAGTAAACTGGATAAGCAATCACATTCTGGAAAAGGATAAAAAAATAATCTCGGAATAA